In the Helicobacter cetorum MIT 99-5656 genome, AAAAGGCGGACTTCTAAAAATCTTGTTACTGATATTACTAAACTCAAAATAGAAATTAGAATAAGCTAACAAGCCATCTTTTTCAAATAAAGCCTTAAAAGAAGGCTGTGTCCATAGCACAATCGTTAAAATCAAAATCACAAAAGGCGCCCAAGCAACATAAACTTTACACACATGGTAATTACTCTTAGTGAGCGTTGCCACTTTGCCATCGCTTCTAAAAATGTGTTTGGGTTGCCAAAATTTTAAAAATATTGCTGTGCATACCAATGAAACAAGAGCTGAAATAATGCCCGGTAACTCTGGCCCTAGGTAATTAGAGCTTAAAAATTGTGCAATAGCAAAAGAAAAAGCCGCTACAAAAACCGCCGGAAAAGTCTCTTTAATGCCCTTAAAACCATCCATTAAAAACACAATGAAAAACGGCACCAATAAACTCACAAAAAAGAGAATTTTACCTGCCATAGCTGAAATCAAAATCGCTGGCACCCCTACTGCACTTGCCATAGCTGTAATAGGAATACCCACTGCTCCAAAAGCTACAGGGGCAGTATTTGCAATTAAACACAATCCAGCAGCGTATAAGGGGCTTAAACCTAAGCCAACTAAAATTGCTGCAGTAATTGCAATAGGCCCTCCAAAACCAATGGCTCCTTCTAAGAATGAGCCAAAGCAAAAGCCAATTAAAATCACTAAAATTCTATGGTCTAAAGTAATAGACTGAACGCTTTCTTTTAAGATTTCAAAATAGCCTGATTTAACACTTAGCTTATACAAAAAAATCGCTGCAATAATAATCCAAGCAATCGGCCACAAACCATATAAAAACCCATAGACAAAGCTTGAGCCTACCATACTCACAGGCATTTTATACACAAAAACAGCGATAAC is a window encoding:
- a CDS encoding L-lactate permease, with product MLEFHQVYDPLGNIWLSAFVALLPILLFFLSLIVFKLKGYNAAFLSVALSAVIAVFVYKMPVSMVGSSFVYGFLYGLWPIAWIIIAAIFLYKLSVKSGYFEILKESVQSITLDHRILVILIGFCFGSFLEGAIGFGGPIAITAAILVGLGLSPLYAAGLCLIANTAPVAFGAVGIPITAMASAVGVPAILISAMAGKILFFVSLLVPFFIVFLMDGFKGIKETFPAVFVAAFSFAIAQFLSSNYLGPELPGIISALVSLVCTAIFLKFWQPKHIFRSDGKVATLTKSNYHVCKVYVAWAPFVILILTIVLWTQPSFKALFEKDGLLAYSNFYFEFSNISNKIFRSPPFVEVGQSVSIPVVFKFLLINTVGTSIFLAALISMFVLRVKVSDAVGVFNETLKEMRYPILTIGLVLSFAFVSNYSGISSTLALALTHTGAAFTFFSPLIGWVGVFLTGSDTSSNLLFGSLQQLTAQRLNIPEVLTLTANTVGGTLGKMISPQSIAIACAAVGLAGRESELFKFTVKYSLIFVVIMGIVISAIAYLAPEIVPVPPASLN